The sequence tcagaacttccgttccaggatcggagcttccgttccgatctgagcttactatctaggatcggagcttactatctgggatcggagcttactatccggcccaaaattaaaaagcagcttactatccggcccaaaattaaaaagcccaaattttacttctgaagtccaataacactccaaaattggttaaataccaacccttaattatgtttaacatattattatcttaaaatggtttctgggttactacagtggCTTTAGCTTCCACCCACTTtgagacataatccacagcaagtaatatgtaaatatatccAAAAGAACTAggaaaaggtcccatgaagtcaATTCCCAATACAATGAAAATTTCGCAACCGAGAATGGGGTGTTGAGGCATTTCTTTACGTTGGGATATATTACCCATCTTTTGACATTGAGCGTACGATTTACAGAAAAATTAAGCATCTTGAAATAGGGATGGCCAGAAGAAGCCATAGTCTAGTACTTTCCTCGCTGTTCTTTTAGCTCCAAAGTGACCGCCACAAGCGTAAGAATGACAAAACGTAAGGATAGGGATCACCTCGCTTTCGGGTACACATTTTCTtataacttgatcagcgcaaTGTTTTCACAAGTaagtatcatcccacacatagtACTTGGCATCACTTTTGACTTTATATTTTTGCGCTTTAGAAAAATCAGAGGGaaacccattagtaactaaataattaacaatatGTGTGTACTAGGGTAGTAGTGTGCTCGTGGCAAATAGTTGCTCATCAAGAAATTCTTCAGGAAAACACAGTTCCTCATCAATGTGGACTAAACGGCTCAAGTGATCTGCCACTCTATTCTCTGTTCCTTTCTTGTCTTTAATCTCCAAATCAAATTCGCTCAAAAGCAATATCCATCGTAttagccttggttttgcctccttctttgccatcagaaaacgaagagctgcatgatcagaataaacaatgactttagccccaagtaaataagatctaaacttttctaaagcaaaaaccacagctaaaagctccttttcagtagtTGAATAATTTTGCTACGCATCGTTCAGAATGCGCGAGGCATAGTAGATGGTATACGATGCTTTCTGAACTCGTTGTCCCAATACCGCTCCTACTACATAatcactggcatcacacataatTTCAAACGGCTTACTCCAGTCAGGTGGTTGGATGATAGGTGCAAAAGTCAATGATTCTTTGAGTTTGTCAAAAGAACTTTTGCATGTatcatcaaactcaaaagcgGCATCTTTTTGCAACAGCTTACACATGGGTGATGCAATTTTTGCAAAATCCTGAATATATATCCTATAAAAACCTGCATGTCCAAGAAAAAAATGCACTTCCCTCACACAAGTGGGGTAAGGTAAAGATTGAATGATATCAATTTTCGCTTTATCTACCTCAATACCCTAGCTTATAAGAGACCACATGACCCAAAAAGATACCTTGctcaaccataaaatgacatttttcataattcaaaacaaggttcgtTTCGATACACTATTTAAGGACAAGTGTAAGGTTAGACAAGCACTTCTCAAATGAATCGCCATAGACAGTAAAGTCATCCATGAAAACTTCTAATATACgctcaataaaatcaaagaatatGCTAACCATACACCATTGAAATGTGGCTGGTGCGTTGAAAAGTCCAAAGGGAATACGCCGATAAGAAAAGGTGCCAAATGGTCAAGTGAACGTCGTCTTTTCCTGATCTTCCGGTGCaattgcaatctgaaaatacccAAAATATCaaacaagaaaacaatagtaagaaTGACAAGCTAATCTTTCAatcatctgatcaataaaaggtAAAGGAaaatggtcctttcgggttTCAGCATTCAATTTTTTGTAgtctatacaaaccctccacgcATTTTGAATTCGGGTGGGAAGCAATTcgtcatccttattcttcaccACTGTAATTCCGGTTTTCATGAGAACCACTTGAACAGGGCTAACCCACTTGCTGTCGAAAATAGGATAAATCTCTCCAACTTCAAGAAGTTTGAGGATTTCTTcctttaccacctccatcatggGTGGATTCAATTTTCTTTGCGGCTGATGTGTGGGGTTAGCTCCTTCTTCCATCAAAATTCTGTGCATACATGTGGAAGGGtttattcctttgatatctacAATAGTCCATCCTATAGCAGTTTTGTGCTCTTTTAAAACCTGTATGAGTTGTTCTTCTTGTTCGTTCTCCAAGatgctgaaagagtgggtgcccagtgagccaacttgtggctatgggctttgatgactctttgtacaaacgatcttttgtttaatgtaatttacacttttattaatggcaatgactttatctttcttcatattgttatattatgatatactattgttgttttgataaagaccttgaatatactatagtgtatgtaagatgtggtagaacatggggatgtctatcatgaaatacatcttatagtcactgtatattctaaactgttcctagtcgattgagccgtccgataataaggataaggatcgctcgagtttgagactagaatttgcgatgcggagtaccacgtttcattggtagggaacatggagatgttcgaagcatgcaaatggatattcataggatgaataatcgaactaccctatccggactttccaagtggttatcacttatcgagtggataaagtccgcggttttggttgtacaccattagtccttactacttgaaacatcatggagactctatatgctagtactgtgctttgactcgtttaccaactctatgggggtcatcaggtgtcgggattgggtacagttacaacacatataggagtcgatgcattgttgtcaaggattcaccacatacttgcgattgtggatatcctatgcgatctgaggagatattagtgtgacgaatctctggccagagtacttgatgtgatttaagaaatggtttcttagtagcacatgcgatgtcactaatttgatcttcaagatgtattgcatagttatcgaatcttgagcgactctcgatataccaatggttgttgattcgatcgggatatatggatgaagggaccgtactgtacgctaaccaaaatctactggttcttgtaggcactatcagtgatacctagggaatcatggggcgatgttgctaggcgctttaccatgattcgttgggcaagtcggaaatcgttgttccgagtcacaaggagttgtgagcccacggctagctgtatccctgaaccattgagggtcacacagtgtaatggagttttaatccccgttgagatagttaaatttaaagagttaaatttaatgaataaagaagttggacttcttaaataagagtaagggagtaggatttcctaaaatgacatagggatgtacatttttggaaaccactgaattcggattcaggaaaatttatcttgactttaaaatgtgcagaaatggtttctgtgcacattggtaaaatcggtttatcaatcggagtcacgatgaattttatattaatttctgaacatgcgggctttgcttgtcgggcctcaacttatgactaatgggccctaaggtgttagtggcctgcattataaataagttattgcagtacagaaattatacacaactggtcataattgagacaggattttttgaaaaaccctagcctcccctctcagttcggccgccccttccctttctctgcctgagaaattccggtctgtgattttgaattgcagtctggaatagcgaatcaaattcgtttattctcttcgtagaaaacttctgatagattttctagtgcaatctatcagagggattaaacctctattcgtggacctgattgaaggaaagcttttcatcagttccagggagatacaagaagcgcagagaaatctgtgtggtgtccaataatctcgcttcgagattgaaggtaaaatttaataatagttatttaattttacacacacttataatttaatcgttaaacggttgatacccacactatggaattgttccataataaaatttttaaacttccgctgcaccgggtatcaatcgtgattgatctgaatgccagttttccaacagatgCTAGAGATGATTACTGTTAATGTTTGTCCTTCTCCTAGGAAAACATATTTGAGATGCTTGGTTATAGTTTTCAACTCAACTTtaggtgcctgcaaaacagatggaataCGTCGAGTATTAGAGACTAGTAAAGAAATATAGGAAAGGTCACCTGACTGAGATATTTCAGGAACATGGTTCAGAGtgaccaaaataaaatttctttcaATCTCTCATTGGAATAATTTTCCTCGTTCTCTCCTTGaatgggtgctgtaatagccacctctaacTCATCTTTTCCTACAAGCTCAAAACATTtttgtgccaagtaatccacaatatcaacagattACACACAGTCGTCACCATTAataaatttcatggcatcatagatATTGAATTTAACAACCTCACCATCAAATTTCATAGTAAGTGTGCCGCTGTGAACATCAATCTTAGTCATTgatgttttcaaaaatggccTACCTAAcagaataggactattatgatcaccattttccatatcaagtACATAAAAATTATCAAGGAATACCAAGTTATTAACTTGCACCAACACATCCTCAACTACTCCCCTaggatatgcattagacctatcagccaATTGTataacaattccagttttattcaaagtgccaagtttcaaggatgcataaatataatatggcataacattgattgatgctaCTAGATCTAACATGTTCTTTTCAAGTTTAACATTCCCTATCGTACACGGAATAGAAAGCATATCTCGATCTTTGCATTTTGAAGGTAATTTCTTCTGTATCACAACAGACACATTCTCTCCCAACTCCACCTTTTTGACACCCTTTCAatgtctattttttttttcgcgGTGCATAGTTCCTTCAAAAACTTAGCATActgaggtacctgcttaatatcATCTAACAAGGGAATGTTTACCTCATATCGACGAAAATAGCTCCTTGATTCCTTTATCTTTTCTAGATTCTTTAAGTGCTAAAGGGAAAGGGGGTACAGGTTTGTACTCTGACAGAGGAGGGAACTTACCTTTTTGCGTGTCTCCTTGTGTTGGTTCTTTGTCATCCATCTTCATCTCTTTATTTTGTTCCTCCTTTGATGAAGGATTAACTACCTTTTCTTTGACTTTCAACTCCTTCTCATTCCTGAGAGTGATTGCATTAGCATTTTCCATTGGGTTCGGGACTGTTTGAGATGGTAGAGTGCTGGAATATTTTGCTTTCAACTTGTTGATCGCGGTTGCGAGTTGTCCCACTTGCGTGTTCAggttttggatacttgctcgagttttatgttgaaaattcaaagtattagttgcaagatccttaactatattttctaGAAACTCACTAGGCGCTGGAATTTTAGGACGTTGCGGTTGTGGAGGATATGGTGGCCTGTAAGTTTGATTGTTCAATTGCGCATGAGGTGCAGGTTGATTCAACGGAGGGTTTCCATATCTAAGATTAGGAttatccttccaaccaggattgtatgtattggaataaggatcataaTATCTCTGTGGTGGcccaggaaatcctccagttGCATTTAATTGTTCCACTAATTCCTCTTGAAGtatgggacacatgtcagttgcatgtcccATTGCAGCACAGATTCCACATATCTTTGCattctgtccattccctacagccatttgacgTACAAGAGATGTCAGTTCAATttttgttcaagggaagaaaaaTTTACCTCGTTGCCCCTCTTGGTGCTGGATCACTtttgttggtgccaaattgctgggAATTAGCAGCCATGTTCTCGATTAAGTTCCTTGCATCTCGAGGttttttgtccacaaaaactcctccattGGCCGCATCCACCATGATCAtgtcatgaggcaacaaacctttattgcaatattgaattaaaagattttcacttatctgatgttgcggacagctagcacaaagcttcttgaaccgctcccaatattcaTGAAGTGATTCTCCCATATTTTGCTTGATTTTGTAGATCTCTTTCCTGATATTCGCCACTCTTGAATCTGGGAAATACTTTTCCAAAAATATCCTCTTCATCTCTGTCCAGGTTGTGATGGATCCAGGAGGTAgatagtatagccaatccttcgCAGCATTctttaaagaaaaaggaaaagctCTCAGTTGAATCTGTTCTTCTGTTACTCCGTGGGATTTCATTCTTGTGCATACCACGTGGAACTCCATCAGATGTTTGtggggatcctcacctgcaagaccatgaaaagaaggcaaCAAGTGTATTAGCTCAGATTTTAACTCAAAAGTAACATTAGCTTCTAAAGTAGagaaagtaatgcataaggacTGCTGATTCAGATCTGGGGTTCCAAGCTGTCTCAAACACAAATTCACATttgcagccatctcttctctaGGCTCTTCGAATGGAACCTTTTATTCCTCTTCAAATCTCCTTCGAGCTTCCCTGTTTCTTCTATGGAATGTTCTCTCTATCTTCGAATCATAGGGAAATTCTTCTTCGGAAGATTCACCTGTAAGCACTAACAAACCAGAGAAGCACTAGGAGAAAGAatataaatgaaataaaaaaaacaaaacacaaataaattaaacgtctttcccggcaatggcgccaaaatttggtagctctTACTCGTATCgcacccaaattacccgactcaactcagataaataaataaaaagtagcgagagtagggaccgttcccacgagaaaagtgaaatttatcgtGTTCCTAAAAATACTGAGAGTAAATGAAAAGGGGGATTTagattttgaaattaactaccaataattaaaaacaaatcaaaataatttttaactaGTATGTAGGATTCAAATTATAACGAAgtaatcaattaaaaacaagtcttggtatcggtcaACTACGCCattgaagttattcactcggtcatcgattttctaaaaataattaatcctcattgaatattcatcattaaaaatttaattcctatctcaccttaattttagttaatgagacacaagcgttctaaattaactcttaccaataaatcaatcaagatacaagcgatcaagatttaaatctaaggtagcattcaatcTAGTAaaattgatgaatctagacaacacaaacacaagagGTTATgtttaatctagtcaatcgttgttcctaagaattaataaattcacaagcaaaaatcattaatcatagttgcttcacaaattagaggaatcaaaaaattacggatttgatatataatttagctttagattgtatgagGAATTATTAGGTAATCAAgccaataatcaaacacacaagcatatgATAAATCccaaacaacttttgatactcaagaaaaaaatcaaacaatgaaaatccaAATCTCACGAgtaaaataaacttcaaagggtttgtcttcctctaccaagaattaaaacttagccacaaataCTCATGAATTTTCTCAACAAAATCCAACAAGAAAATAAAACGTAAATctaataaaagaaaaagaaaaacctAGCCACCAAGAGTATTCCTGTGTTCAGCCGTCTAAAACTGAATACAAGACCCTAAAAATTTGAGATAAATATCCTTCTCAAGAAAATTtcctttttaattaaaattttaccgAACTTTCgtcgcgctcgatcggtcaagaaTTTTCACTCAAGCGAGCCTTGCTCTGTTCCGCAATTTTTTCTCTTCTCCGCTCGATCTGTAAAATATCTTCGCTCGAGCGGTGAAAATTATGTCCATCATTTTATAtacctctcgctcgatcggtgaaaacaTGCAGCTCGGTCGAGATCCTTTCTGATCCATATTTTCTTTAAATTGACATTTCCTACACCAAAACCCGAGAGAATGTTATgtagacatgatgcatgaaacatgaacaaaacttaaataaaaacataaacattGACACATGAATTCATGCAAAACATAGTAAAACGACATCAAAATATGCAAATGAAACACAGTTATCAGCTCtgaaatgtagtgacccttacccggatcacctactaaacagaacttatgcatgcaattaacttaattaaacagatatcagaataaaactgcggaaaccaaataacattatacaatcccaagtaaatgaatctgtaattatccaataatatacaaccaaatcgaatagctgtataaacctaaacaacagtaataaaacctaagcgaagctccagccggccaaccgctgactagcccctcctggatccaccctcctcgtccaatcgcaaacctgccccatggaatagggtgtccagaaaatacagagtacgagacgtgagcataaaacgctcagtgcgagagtatgagtatacatgcatgcaaagtgaactccctatagactcgaggtcaaggatcagataacagagacagaccaggccctggtatgtagcacgctgtgccgtcgcttcaggaggtggctcccataccgagataactgtggatacgccggacccaaatcgatggaagtccatccactaacaggatagggtacaaccctactaacagacatctcgaaagagatacagcaagatgcaaatgaatgcagcataatatcatggcatataaatcatgcagtcacagaatatatgcatactcagtcaggatatctcgaacagtactctcgtacctcaaataccaggtaggcactaccagctctaagtccaagcctaaagtccgcctacacagcgaaatgatactactatcattacagtgctctaaaagccttaactaagctattgcatactcctaaatatttataggaagcaaaagctataccttcgtccgtcgttagccctttgatgtcgatgcctccagaacttgggcacaactccgctacgactaccgaacgtctagacgactcccagttcaagcctaggaaggctagaacaactcgaatatgactagaaatagagagaaaatccggaattggcaaggagaaaatgaagtctcggccttctatttatagacaacgatcggaacttccgatccttgatcggaacgtccgatcctgccatcggagcttccgaagatcctgatctgccacatgtcaaaatatcacttgacgactccggataggggtgatcggaacgtccgatcctgatcggagcttccgatccagccacacgtcatggatgacgtaatatcatcggtgcctccgatcctcatcggagcttccgatcccgatcggagcttccgatcgtcccttcggagcttccgatccgtccaattcccaatttatttaattagcattaatccttaattactcaattagggttcgggctactacattctcccccacttaagatatttcgtcctcgaaaacagatcttaagtaccgaatgcaaatacagaaatcagaaacattctttattcaaatcaaacgtttacagagtttgcaattgaatacaacttaaagaatgaaatcaaaacaactcaggatggtctttacgcatcctatcctcaagctcccaagtagcttcctcagtgcctcggcgctgccactgaactaaaaccaaaggaatgactttgttccgtaaaaccttatccatataatccaggatacgaagaggtttctcaacataagtcaaatccttatccacctgaacatcagaccgctgcagaatgtgagattcatccgccacataccgtcgcaacagagatacgtggaacacgacgtgaatgctggatagatgtggtggcaaagctagtcgataagccaaattgcAAATACTCTCCaggatctcaaacggaccgataaatctgggagacaacttgcccttaaggccaaatctgagaatcttgcggaaaggtgacactctcagaaacactttctccccgacctcgaactgcaaaggcctacgcttgatattagcatagctggcctgacgatcctgtgcagtcttaatccgtttcttgatctgatcaacaatgtctatcgcccgctggataaactccggtccttcagcctgtctctcccccacttcttcccagaagagtggagtacgacaatgtcgcccatacaacgcttcaaaaggtgccatcccaatactagtgtgatagctgttgttgtaagcgaactcgatcaacggcaaatgatcctgccaggctgaaccaaaatccatgacgcacgctctaagcatatcctcaagggtacggatagtgcgctctgactgaccatcagtctccggatgataggctgtactcaaactgagagtagtacccatcgcacgctgaacactcccccagaatctagaagtaaacctggggtcccgatcgctgacaatgctcacaggcactccatgaagtcggacgatctcctgaatgtacatccgtgccatgcgatccacagagtactctcggctataggcaatgaaatgcgctgacttggtgagtcggtccaccaccacccagatagcatcacagttcctcggggataccggcaaatgggtcacaaagtccatagtgataaactcccatttccattcaggaataggcagactgtgaagcaatcctccaagtcgtcggtgctctgccttgacctgttgacacaccaaacatctcgaaacaaactgataaacactgcgtttcattcccttccaccagaaacgagtacgtagatccttgtacatcttgttgctcccaggatgaatactcaacttagtgcgatgtgcctgagacaaaatctcctctcgcaactcttcatcctgcggaatcacaagcctaccagacaaacacaaaaagccatctgactgataatgaaatccagacgagctaccctcgttagctagacgagctaaacgctgggtcttcgaatcagacatctgagcatctcggatccgcgaatacaaggctggctcagataatatcgcaaacatctggatactctgcatacctttcttatgcttgaaggtaaaacctgaagtacaacagtcactgatcgcactagacatcgaacaagtctgaagtgcggatagtcacaccttgcgactcaaagcatcagcggtgagattagcagctcccggatggtacttaatctcgcaatcatagtccttaagcaagtccatccaacgtctctgtctcatgttcaattctgcctgagtgaacaaatacttgagactcttatggtcggtgaagatctcaaatttctcgccataaagataatgacgccagatcttcaaagcgaacacaatggctgccaattctaaatcatggactgggtagttgtcctcgtgaagcttcagctgtctagaagcgtatgcgatcacatgcccattctgagtcaggacacaacctgacccctgaagagaagcatccgtgtaaactacataccctccagatcctgacggtaatgctaacaccggcgcagaagtcaaccgccgtcgaagctcacggaaattctcctcacactcggaggaccactcgaaatccacacccttgcgggtaagctgcgtcaacggtcgagctaactgagagaaattcagaatgaagcgacgataataccctgctagacccagaaaactacggatctcagcaactgtcgtcggacgcgaccaattaagtaccgcttcaatcttgcttggatcaacagaaattccctccctggatatgatatggccaagaaaaaccactctatccatccagaactcacacttgctcagcttggcgtacaattgctcatctcgaagagtctgcagtaccaaccgcaagtgagaaacatgctcttccgtattacgcgaataaaccaggatgtcgtcaatgaagaccacgacaaacttgtccaaatactccctgaagacacggttcatcagatccatgaatatagccggcgcattagtcaaaccaaatggcatcactaggaactcgtaatgaccatagcgagtacggaatgaagttttggctacgtcctgatcacggactctcaactgatgatacccagatctcaagtcaatcttggagtaaactgacgtgccctgcagctggtcaaacaagtcatcaatacgaggcaacggatacttgttcttcacagtgactcgattcagctgccgatagtcaatgcacagccgcatcgacccatccttcttcttcacgaagagaacaggagctccccaaggagatacactaggacgaatgtaccccttgtccaaaagatcatgtagctgattcttcaactcacgcatctctgacggagccagacgatacggtgctctagaaataggcgaagtacccggcatcaactctatgccaaactcgacttccctagcaggaggaaaacccggaatctcatcaggaaacacatctggaaattcatccacaacaggaatgctctctatcccaatactctcagcggacaaatcaactgcatagataaggtagccttccccgccagactccagagctcgacaggctctcaaagctgataccaaaggcatcgggggtcgcgctccctcaccatagaaaaaccagctctcactcccttccggatgaaagcgtactaatctctgatagcagtccactgaagctcgataggtagtcagcacatctattcccagaatgcaatcaaagtcgtccatctccaggaccatgagattcgccaacagaatgttcccttcgaactctaaagggcaacccatcactagacgcttagccaaagcagattggcctgtcggagtagaaacagacatcactacgtctagtgcaatgcatggtaacttatgcctcttaacaaaacgtgcagaaatgaaggaatgagatgcaccagtgtcaataagtacaagagcaggtataccataaagcataaatgtacctgcgatgactttctcattctcttccacagcctgatcatgtctcagggcaaacacctggccagaagctcgtggcctcaaatgagaactcccagcagactgtccctgcgacctctattgtacggtggcctgagagcccgatcctgaaccagatccagaaccgcctcccccagactgtggacaatccctccggatatgaccagtctctccacaacggaa comes from Henckelia pumila isolate YLH828 chromosome 4, ASM3356847v2, whole genome shotgun sequence and encodes:
- the LOC140862469 gene encoding uncharacterized protein — translated: MEEGANPTHQPQRKLNPPMMEVVKEEILKLLEVGEIYPIFDSKWVSPVQVVLMKTGITVVKNKDDELLPTRIQNAWRVCIDYKKLNAETRKDHFPLPFIDQMIERLAYCNCTGRSGKDDVHLTIWHLFLSAYSLWTFQRTSHISMVYGFYRIYIQDFAKIASPMCKLLQKDAAFEFDDTCKSSFDKLKESLTFAPIIQPPDWSKPFEIMCDASDYVVGAVLGQRVQKASYTIYYASRILNDA